One genomic region from Magnetofaba australis IT-1 encodes:
- a CDS encoding esterase/lipase family protein: MDLSGYHRGSRAMSAEPVILIHGLWMAGAEMTLLGSRLADAGFATTRFRYPSTQKGILQHADALAEAVRQNAGPRAPHLVCHSLGGLVAVTMLQRHPELPVGRVVALGSPLRGSWMARRLARHGWGARMLGFSYESALKNGVKPPVPVGIEMGSIAGTLSVIGANKIFRGLPEPSDGTVSLAETHLEGVADHATVRATHMGLLLSTTAAEQTEWFLRGGSFAE; the protein is encoded by the coding sequence TTGGATTTGTCTGGCTATCACAGAGGGAGTCGCGCCATGAGCGCCGAGCCGGTGATTCTGATCCATGGATTGTGGATGGCGGGGGCGGAGATGACCCTGCTGGGCAGTCGTCTGGCGGATGCGGGCTTTGCCACGACGCGCTTTCGCTACCCGTCGACGCAGAAGGGGATTCTGCAACACGCCGACGCCCTGGCCGAGGCGGTGCGCCAAAACGCCGGACCGCGCGCGCCGCATCTGGTGTGCCACAGCCTGGGCGGGTTGGTGGCGGTGACCATGTTGCAGCGCCATCCAGAGTTGCCGGTGGGCCGTGTGGTGGCGCTGGGCTCGCCCCTGCGCGGCAGTTGGATGGCGCGACGGCTGGCGCGTCACGGCTGGGGCGCGCGCATGCTGGGTTTCAGCTATGAGTCGGCGCTGAAAAACGGCGTCAAACCGCCGGTTCCCGTTGGCATCGAGATGGGCTCCATCGCGGGGACGTTGTCGGTGATCGGGGCCAACAAGATCTTTCGCGGTCTGCCCGAGCCCAGCGACGGCACCGTGAGTCTGGCGGAGACCCATCTGGAGGGGGTGGCCGACCACGCCACGGTGCGCGCCACCCACATGGGGCTACTGCTCTCCACCACGGCGGCGGAGCAGACCGAGTGGTTTCTGCGCGGGGGGAGCTTCGCTGAGTGA
- the erpA gene encoding iron-sulfur cluster insertion protein ErpA, which yields MSVTLTDNAAKKLSELIAEENNPNLKLRIFVSGGGCSGFQYGFTFDENQDDTDIMVEKDGVKVLVDAVSINHLRGSEIDFVEDLNGAQFQIKNPNAASTCGCGNSFTPAEGGGCASAKPS from the coding sequence ATGTCCGTCACCCTGACTGATAACGCCGCCAAAAAACTCAGCGAACTGATCGCCGAAGAGAACAATCCCAATCTGAAACTGCGCATCTTCGTCTCCGGCGGCGGCTGCTCGGGTTTCCAGTATGGCTTCACCTTTGATGAGAACCAGGACGACACCGACATCATGGTGGAGAAGGATGGCGTCAAAGTGTTGGTGGACGCTGTCTCCATCAACCATCTGCGCGGCTCCGAGATCGACTTTGTGGAGGATCTCAACGGCGCCCAGTTCCAGATCAAGAACCCCAACGCCGCCTCCACCTGCGGCTGCGGCAACAGCTTTACCCCCGCCGAAGGCGGTGGTTGCGCCAGTGCCAAACCCTCCTGA
- a CDS encoding bacteriohemerythrin: MTQFVWRDEEFSVGVASLDEQHKGLFSAFMNLGQSIENVYDDKALGVMLNLLFIQMEGYVKTHLRYEELLLEKWSFPELEAHKQKHDLLENELAAYKKCLDAAEDEQKKAIAQQISLFMERWLINHIQGDDRAYGPHLRKMGVV; the protein is encoded by the coding sequence ATGACGCAGTTCGTGTGGCGGGATGAGGAGTTCAGCGTGGGCGTGGCGTCGTTGGACGAGCAGCACAAGGGACTGTTCAGCGCCTTTATGAATCTGGGGCAGTCCATTGAAAACGTCTATGATGACAAGGCGCTGGGGGTGATGCTCAACCTCTTGTTCATCCAGATGGAGGGGTATGTAAAGACCCATCTGCGCTATGAGGAGCTGCTGCTGGAGAAGTGGAGCTTCCCGGAACTGGAGGCGCACAAGCAGAAGCACGATCTGCTGGAGAATGAGCTGGCCGCCTATAAAAAGTGCCTGGATGCGGCGGAAGATGAGCAGAAAAAGGCCATTGCGCAGCAGATTTCGCTGTTTATGGAGCGCTGGCTGATCAACCACATTCAGGGCGATGACCGCGCCTATGGGCCGCATCTGCGCAAGATGGGGGTGGTGTGA
- the lon gene encoding endopeptidase La — MSDKPDSPQEEEIFDAVIEEPEAHDADGESDGQPPMRIDDALPMEMVIYPLGGRPFFPGMLTPIQVEGSPYYDTIKMAMDSPGRLFGIIMSHAEDGREVFDADKLYTVGATARILEAAEDEEHKSIKLLAEGISRFEIREVVSAGPPIIAAVTHHNNPVEMIEPDDLKPYTMAVINTLKELLKYDSLYQEQVKMFLSRHNFSEPDKLADFVASMTSSNREELQDVLETLPIMPRLEKVLALLKKELEMVKVQNKISKQVEEGITEHQRQFFLREQLKQIQKELGITKDDRTAEVDGFRERLEQLTLSKEAEERINEELDKLSMLEPGSSEYGVTRNYVDWLTGLPWGVHSNDKLDIKRARKILNQDHDGLEDVKERILEFLAVGKLKGEIGGSIILLVGPPGVGKTSIGRSVARAVGREFYRFSVGGMRDEAEIKGHRRTYVGAMPGKFVQAIRHTKYCNPIIMLDEVDKIGASYHGDPASALLEVLDPEQNTEFLDHYLDVRFDLSKVLFICTANQLDTIPRPLLDRMEIIRLSGYIAAEKVKIARNHLLPKQLEKNGLTKDDLRISNGAFRAIVEGYAREAGVRRLEQKIGAIARKTAVKILDDAQRPIKVGHGDLEDFLGKPDFRDEKPMKGVGIVTGLAWTSLGGATLDVEAARVSDDKGGMIVTGQLGDVMKESARIAFSYAQSQCAKLGGDCNRLGGTLHLHVPEGATPKDGPSAGITLTTALLSLARNQPIPRRLAMTGEITLTGQVLAVGGIREKVIAARRVGIRELILPEACRKDYEEVPDHITEGITAHFVRRYPEVAKLVFG, encoded by the coding sequence ATGTCCGATAAGCCCGACTCCCCGCAAGAGGAGGAGATCTTCGACGCCGTAATCGAAGAGCCGGAAGCGCACGACGCCGACGGTGAGTCCGACGGCCAACCGCCCATGCGCATTGACGACGCCCTGCCCATGGAGATGGTGATCTATCCGCTGGGCGGACGCCCCTTCTTCCCCGGCATGCTGACCCCCATCCAGGTGGAGGGCTCGCCCTACTACGACACCATCAAGATGGCCATGGACTCGCCGGGCCGTCTGTTCGGCATCATCATGAGCCACGCCGAGGATGGCCGCGAAGTGTTCGACGCCGACAAACTCTACACGGTCGGCGCCACCGCGCGCATTTTGGAAGCCGCCGAGGACGAAGAGCACAAATCCATCAAGCTGCTGGCCGAAGGGATCTCGCGCTTCGAGATTCGCGAAGTGGTCTCTGCCGGTCCGCCCATCATCGCCGCAGTCACCCACCACAACAACCCGGTGGAGATGATCGAGCCCGATGATCTGAAGCCCTACACCATGGCGGTGATCAACACCCTCAAGGAGCTGCTCAAGTACGACTCGCTGTACCAGGAACAGGTAAAGATGTTCCTGTCGCGCCACAACTTCAGCGAACCGGACAAGCTGGCCGACTTCGTCGCCTCCATGACCAGCTCCAACCGCGAGGAGTTGCAGGACGTGCTGGAGACCCTGCCCATCATGCCGCGCCTGGAGAAGGTGCTGGCCCTGCTCAAAAAAGAGCTGGAGATGGTCAAGGTGCAGAACAAGATCTCCAAGCAGGTGGAAGAGGGCATCACCGAACATCAGCGCCAGTTCTTCCTGCGCGAGCAGCTCAAGCAGATTCAAAAAGAGCTGGGCATCACCAAGGATGACCGCACCGCCGAAGTAGATGGCTTCCGCGAGCGTTTGGAGCAGCTCACCCTCTCCAAGGAGGCCGAAGAGCGCATCAACGAGGAGCTGGACAAACTCTCCATGCTGGAGCCCGGCTCGTCGGAGTATGGGGTGACGCGCAACTATGTGGATTGGCTCACCGGCCTGCCGTGGGGTGTGCACTCCAACGACAAGCTGGACATCAAGCGCGCGCGCAAAATCCTCAACCAGGACCACGACGGCCTGGAGGATGTGAAGGAGCGCATTCTGGAGTTCCTCGCCGTAGGCAAGCTCAAGGGGGAGATCGGCGGTTCCATCATTCTGCTGGTGGGCCCGCCAGGGGTGGGCAAAACCTCCATTGGCCGCTCGGTGGCGCGCGCGGTGGGGCGGGAATTCTACCGCTTCTCGGTGGGCGGCATGCGCGACGAAGCGGAGATCAAGGGCCACCGCCGCACCTACGTGGGGGCGATGCCCGGCAAGTTCGTGCAGGCGATCCGCCACACCAAATACTGCAACCCCATCATCATGCTCGACGAGGTGGACAAGATCGGCGCCAGCTACCACGGCGACCCCGCCTCGGCGCTGCTGGAGGTGCTGGACCCGGAGCAGAACACCGAGTTCCTCGACCACTACCTGGATGTGCGCTTCGATCTGTCCAAGGTGCTGTTCATCTGCACCGCCAACCAGTTGGACACCATCCCGCGTCCGCTGCTGGACCGCATGGAGATCATTCGTCTATCCGGCTACATCGCCGCCGAGAAGGTGAAGATCGCGCGCAACCACCTGCTGCCCAAGCAGTTGGAGAAGAACGGTCTGACCAAGGACGATCTGCGCATCAGCAACGGCGCCTTCCGCGCCATCGTCGAGGGCTACGCCCGCGAAGCCGGGGTGCGACGCCTGGAGCAGAAGATCGGCGCCATCGCCCGCAAAACGGCGGTGAAGATTCTCGACGACGCCCAACGCCCCATCAAAGTGGGCCACGGCGATCTGGAGGATTTCCTCGGCAAACCGGACTTCCGCGATGAGAAGCCCATGAAGGGGGTGGGCATCGTCACCGGGCTGGCGTGGACCTCCCTGGGCGGCGCCACCCTGGACGTGGAGGCGGCGCGTGTCAGTGATGACAAGGGCGGCATGATCGTCACCGGCCAGTTGGGCGATGTGATGAAGGAGTCGGCGCGCATCGCCTTCAGCTACGCGCAGTCGCAGTGCGCCAAACTGGGCGGCGACTGCAACCGCCTGGGCGGCACCCTGCACCTGCACGTGCCCGAAGGCGCCACGCCCAAGGATGGCCCCTCGGCGGGCATCACCCTGACCACCGCGCTGCTGTCGCTGGCGCGCAATCAGCCGATTCCGCGCCGTCTGGCCATGACCGGCGAGATCACCCTCACCGGCCAGGTGCTGGCGGTGGGCGGCATCCGCGAAAAGGTGATCGCCGCGCGGCGGGTGGGCATTCGCGAATTGATTCTGCCCGAGGCGTGTCGCAAGGATTATGAGGAGGTGCCGGACCACATCACCGAAGGGATCACCGCGCACTTTGTGCGGCGCTACCCGGAAGTGGCCAAACTGGTGTTCGGGTGA
- a CDS encoding aminopeptidase, protein MRRAVRALLILLLGGALSGCIGPGYYLQAAGGQWEIWSKRRPIDVVLADASAAEKLKARLRHAQQARRFAIEQLGLPDNGSYTRYADLGRSYAVWATFAAPSDSLTLKSWSFPLIGELSYRGYFDEAAAQALAAELRQQGYETSVQGIPAYSTLGWFADPLLNTHIFWPESQLAALMFHEMAHELLYIPDDTLFNESFAEAVAQIGVGRWLQAQGDAAAIAAWRARQQARAQFLARVADLRDKLEALYADKALTTLAMRRRKAGLFADFRVAFVQAQEDGPLAPYARWALAEDLNNAKVGSLSLYARWVPAFQRLYEQEGADLERFIAAAKRLGALPAAQRRQRMAALLA, encoded by the coding sequence GTGAGGCGAGCCGTCCGCGCGCTGCTGATCCTGCTATTGGGGGGAGCCTTGAGCGGTTGCATCGGGCCGGGGTATTACCTGCAGGCGGCGGGCGGGCAGTGGGAGATCTGGTCCAAACGGCGCCCCATTGACGTCGTGCTGGCCGATGCCTCCGCAGCGGAAAAACTCAAAGCGCGCTTGCGCCATGCGCAGCAGGCGCGACGCTTCGCCATCGAACAACTGGGGCTGCCGGACAACGGCTCCTATACCCGCTACGCCGACTTGGGGCGTTCCTATGCGGTGTGGGCGACCTTCGCCGCCCCTTCAGACTCACTCACCCTGAAAAGCTGGAGCTTTCCCCTCATTGGCGAGTTGAGCTATCGCGGCTACTTCGATGAAGCTGCCGCCCAGGCGCTGGCGGCGGAGCTGCGCCAACAGGGGTATGAAACCTCGGTGCAGGGGATCCCCGCCTACTCCACTCTGGGCTGGTTCGCCGACCCGCTGCTCAATACCCACATCTTCTGGCCGGAATCGCAACTGGCGGCGCTGATGTTCCATGAGATGGCCCATGAGCTGCTCTACATCCCCGACGACACCCTGTTTAATGAATCCTTCGCCGAGGCCGTCGCGCAAATTGGCGTGGGGCGCTGGTTGCAGGCGCAGGGCGATGCAGCCGCCATCGCCGCTTGGCGGGCGCGTCAGCAGGCGCGGGCGCAATTCCTCGCGCGGGTGGCGGATCTGCGCGACAAGTTGGAGGCGCTCTACGCCGATAAAGCGTTGACCACATTGGCGATGCGGCGGCGCAAAGCGGGATTGTTCGCCGATTTCCGAGTCGCGTTTGTGCAGGCGCAAGAGGACGGTCCGTTGGCGCCCTACGCCCGCTGGGCGCTGGCCGAGGATCTGAACAACGCCAAGGTGGGCTCGCTGAGTCTTTATGCCCGCTGGGTTCCGGCGTTTCAGCGTCTCTATGAGCAGGAGGGCGCGGATCTGGAGCGCTTTATCGCCGCCGCCAAACGCTTGGGCGCGCTGCCCGCCGCGCAGCGTCGCCAGCGCATGGCGGCGTTGTTAGCGTGA
- a CDS encoding IS5 family transposase, with amino-acid sequence MRGDDTQQASLISYVSIESRIPQRHPLRSIRALVDQALAELSDAFAELYSPTGRRSIAPEKLLRALLLQVLYSIRSERMLMEELDYNLLYRWFVGLSMDDPVWDVTTFSKNRERLINTQVARDFFNQIKDQAGKAGYLSDEHFSVDGTLIEAWASTKSFRPRDGSGDPPSGGSRNPEVDFHKQTRANDTHASTTDPDARLHRKGKGKEAKLSYMGHALMENRNGLVVDSRLTCASGTAERDAALEMASELPGRHPVTLGADKGYDTQDFVKSLRVLRVTPHVAQNTTNRRSAIDGRTTRHAGYVISQRKRKRIEEVFGWIKTVGTMRKTRFIGQQRVEWAFTFALAAYNLVRMRKLAEI; translated from the coding sequence ATGCGCGGAGATGATACTCAGCAAGCTTCACTGATCAGCTACGTTTCCATTGAATCCCGGATTCCGCAGCGCCACCCGTTGCGATCAATCCGCGCGCTGGTTGATCAGGCGCTGGCTGAGTTGAGCGACGCGTTTGCGGAACTCTACTCCCCGACGGGACGGCGCTCCATCGCGCCGGAAAAACTGCTTCGCGCCTTGCTGCTCCAGGTTCTGTACTCCATTCGCAGTGAGCGGATGTTGATGGAAGAGCTGGATTACAACCTGCTGTATCGGTGGTTTGTGGGGCTGTCGATGGATGATCCGGTCTGGGATGTGACGACCTTCAGCAAGAACCGGGAGCGGTTGATCAACACCCAGGTTGCTCGGGATTTTTTCAATCAGATCAAAGACCAGGCTGGCAAAGCCGGATATCTGTCTGACGAACATTTCAGCGTGGATGGGACATTGATCGAAGCGTGGGCGTCAACCAAGAGCTTTCGCCCGCGCGATGGCTCTGGCGATCCGCCCAGCGGAGGATCGCGCAACCCGGAAGTCGATTTTCATAAACAGACGCGCGCCAACGACACCCATGCGTCCACGACAGATCCCGATGCGCGTCTCCACCGCAAAGGCAAAGGGAAAGAGGCCAAACTTTCCTACATGGGCCACGCCCTGATGGAGAATCGCAACGGTCTGGTGGTTGACTCCCGATTAACCTGCGCCAGCGGCACAGCAGAGCGGGACGCCGCCCTGGAGATGGCGTCTGAATTGCCGGGGCGTCACCCGGTCACCCTGGGAGCGGATAAAGGCTATGACACGCAAGACTTTGTGAAAAGCTTGAGAGTTCTGCGAGTGACGCCGCATGTGGCGCAAAACACCACCAATCGCCGCTCGGCCATTGATGGACGCACGACCCGGCATGCAGGCTATGTGATCAGCCAGAGAAAGCGCAAACGCATTGAAGAGGTGTTCGGCTGGATCAAGACGGTTGGAACGATGAGAAAAACGCGCTTCATTGGCCAGCAGAGGGTGGAATGGGCCTTCACCTTTGCCTTGGCGGCATACAATTTGGTGCGAATGCGCAAGTTGGCGGAAATATGA